Proteins encoded within one genomic window of Halobacteroides halobius DSM 5150:
- the rnmV gene encoding ribonuclease M5, producing MIKEVIVVEGRDDVDAVKKAVDAELIITGGFSLGEEVLDRIRLAQERKGVIIFTDPDHAGELIRKRIKQEVSGCKDAYLSQAEAIEAGDIGIENAPPQVIREALNKAQVEDETRQKQFDKQDLVQLGLLGNKNAKNRRELVGKRLGIGYANGKQFLSRLNNYGISPQELVEAVEREMGGNKNGVR from the coding sequence ATGATTAAAGAAGTTATTGTGGTAGAAGGTAGAGATGATGTAGATGCAGTTAAAAAAGCAGTTGATGCAGAATTAATTATTACAGGAGGTTTTTCTTTGGGAGAGGAAGTATTAGATAGGATTCGTTTAGCCCAGGAAAGAAAAGGAGTAATTATCTTTACTGACCCAGATCATGCAGGTGAATTAATTAGAAAAAGAATTAAACAAGAAGTATCAGGCTGTAAGGATGCTTATTTATCCCAAGCAGAAGCTATTGAAGCAGGAGATATTGGGATTGAGAATGCCCCTCCCCAAGTGATTAGAGAGGCTTTAAATAAGGCTCAAGTAGAGGATGAAACTAGACAGAAACAATTTGATAAACAAGACTTAGTTCAATTAGGTCTATTAGGTAATAAAAATGCCAAGAATAGGCGGGAACTAGTTGGTAAAAGGTTAGGTATTGGTTATGCAAATGGAAAGCAGTTTTTAAGTAGATTAAATAATTATGGGATTAGCCCACAAGAATTAGTAGAAGCTGTTGAACGAGAGATGGGAGGTAATAAAAATGGAGTTAGGTAG
- the rsmA gene encoding 16S rRNA (adenine(1518)-N(6)/adenine(1519)-N(6))-dimethyltransferase RsmA, translating into MELGSPSQTKEILQKYNLNLKKSLGQNFLVDGNILRNIVGVADITKDDTVVEIGPGIGSLTQQLAKEAGEVIAVELDDRLIPVLEDTLAEYDNVKIKHGDALEVDFDQLAGKNYKVVANLPYYITTPIVMRLLEEDFSVDKIVVMVQKEVAERMVASPEDGKDYGVLSIGVQYHTAANIAFNVPSSVFIPQPRVDSAVVSLTVREESRAEVLDEKFFFKVVRASFQQRRKTIRNALSKAANIDLSRDLVDEALERVGIDSRRRGEKLNIEQFAQLSDLLFKLKYN; encoded by the coding sequence ATGGAGTTAGGTAGTCCAAGTCAGACAAAAGAAATTTTGCAAAAGTATAATCTAAATTTAAAAAAGAGTTTAGGACAGAACTTTTTAGTTGATGGTAATATTTTGAGAAATATTGTTGGAGTAGCTGATATCACTAAAGATGATACAGTGGTAGAGATTGGCCCGGGAATTGGTTCCTTAACTCAACAATTAGCTAAAGAAGCAGGAGAAGTAATAGCAGTTGAGTTAGATGATAGATTAATTCCTGTATTAGAAGATACTTTAGCTGAATATGATAATGTTAAAATTAAGCATGGTGATGCCTTAGAAGTTGATTTTGATCAGTTAGCAGGTAAAAATTATAAAGTAGTAGCTAATTTACCTTATTATATTACTACACCAATTGTTATGAGGTTGCTAGAAGAAGATTTTTCTGTTGATAAGATAGTAGTAATGGTGCAAAAGGAAGTAGCAGAAAGGATGGTAGCTAGCCCAGAAGATGGAAAAGATTATGGGGTTTTATCTATTGGAGTCCAGTATCATACGGCAGCTAATATAGCCTTCAATGTTCCTTCAAGTGTTTTTATTCCTCAGCCTAGAGTTGATTCGGCAGTAGTATCACTTACAGTTAGAGAAGAATCTAGAGCAGAGGTATTAGATGAAAAATTCTTCTTTAAAGTAGTAAGAGCTTCTTTTCAGCAACGAAGAAAGACAATTAGAAATGCTTTAAGTAAAGCAGCTAATATTGATTTGAGTCGTGACTTAGTAGATGAAGCACTAGAGAGAGTAGGGATTGACTCGCGAAGAAGAGGAGAGAAATTAAATATAGAACAATTTGCTCAATTAAGTGATCTTTTATTTAAGTTAAAGTATAACTAA
- a CDS encoding Veg family protein codes for MGDNNILKQIKSDLDSFVGQEVKLKANQGRRKIIERQGVLESTYPKVFVVKVEGNQTPRRMSYSYADVLTETVEIEIKKNQMKIGCITV; via the coding sequence ATGGGGGATAATAACATCTTAAAGCAAATTAAGTCTGATCTTGATTCTTTTGTTGGGCAAGAAGTTAAGTTAAAAGCCAATCAAGGACGGCGAAAAATTATTGAACGACAAGGGGTTTTAGAAAGTACTTACCCTAAAGTCTTTGTAGTTAAGGTGGAAGGTAATCAAACTCCTCGCCGGATGTCTTATAGTTATGCTGATGTACTTACTGAAACAGTTGAAATAGAAATTAAGAAAAATCAAATGAAAATTGGTTGTATTACTGTTTAA
- the ltrA gene encoding group II intron reverse transcriptase/maturase: protein MSSLYSIKDLVTKKRHLHCAAQKVLNNGGCGGIDGVEVEEFRENYTKNMSALYRQLTEDRYEPQPVLRTYISKGNGEQRPLGIPVIKDRIAQQAVKQILEIHFEEIFCDCSYGFRPNRSTEDAIKKVEEYKEQGYNWVLDTDVKSYFDTIDHEILMELIAEEVSDGWILDIIRSWLTIGVMTEKGKEETTEGTPQGGVISPLLANIYLHHFDKKMTRRGYKIVRFADDFIIMAKSKAKAERALEVTRQIIENELNLRLHPRKTVITNFNDGFKFLEFKFYNCDYKKPKESSIKSFKDKVRKKTKRNRSIGVAVMIDELNLIIRGWGNSFLLGNIKGLYKKLDGWIRMRVRCFIEGKKAKGQNYRLPNKILRDLGLESLLTDVL, encoded by the coding sequence ATTAGTTCGCTATATAGTATAAAAGATTTAGTGACTAAGAAAAGACATTTACATTGTGCAGCTCAGAAAGTTTTGAATAATGGTGGTTGTGGAGGGATTGACGGTGTAGAAGTTGAAGAATTTAGAGAAAATTACACTAAGAATATGAGTGCTTTATATCGCCAGTTAACAGAAGATAGATATGAGCCACAACCAGTTCTAAGAACGTATATCTCAAAAGGAAATGGAGAACAAAGACCACTAGGTATTCCAGTAATTAAAGACCGAATTGCCCAACAAGCAGTGAAACAGATTCTAGAGATACACTTTGAAGAAATATTCTGCGACTGTTCTTATGGTTTTAGACCTAATAGGTCAACCGAAGATGCAATTAAGAAAGTAGAAGAATATAAAGAACAAGGTTATAATTGGGTATTAGACACAGATGTCAAATCTTACTTTGATACAATAGACCATGAAATTTTAATGGAGCTGATAGCAGAGGAAGTAAGTGATGGTTGGATATTAGATATTATTAGGTCGTGGCTTACTATAGGTGTCATGACTGAGAAAGGAAAAGAAGAAACAACGGAGGGAACTCCACAAGGAGGCGTAATTTCTCCACTTTTAGCAAATATCTACCTACATCACTTTGATAAGAAAATGACGCGTCGAGGATATAAGATAGTTAGATTTGCCGATGACTTTATAATTATGGCTAAGAGTAAAGCTAAAGCAGAACGTGCTTTGGAAGTAACTCGCCAGATTATAGAAAATGAATTAAACTTAAGACTACATCCTCGGAAAACAGTAATTACGAATTTTAATGATGGATTTAAATTTCTAGAATTTAAATTTTATAATTGTGATTATAAAAAGCCAAAAGAGAGCTCTATTAAAAGTTTCAAGGATAAAGTAAGAAAGAAAACCAAAAGGAATAGGTCAATAGGAGTAGCTGTAATGATTGATGAGCTTAATTTAATTATTAGAGGTTGGGGTAATAGTTTTCTACTAGGAAATATTAAAGGACTATATAAAAAGTTAGATGGTTGGATAAGAATGAGAGTACGTTGTTTTATAGAAGGAAAGAAGGCGAAAGGGCAGAATTATCGCCTTCCTAATAAAATATTAAGAGATTTAGGACTAGAATCACTGCTTACCGATGTGCTTTAG
- the ltrA gene encoding group II intron reverse transcriptase/maturase, which translates to MSSLYSIKDLVTKKRHLHCAAQKVLNNGGCGGIDGVEVEEFRENYTKNMSALYRQLTEDRYEPQPVLRTYISKGNGEQRPLGIPVIKDRIAQQAVKQILEIHFEEIFCDCSYGFRPNRSTEDAIKKVEEYKEQGYNWVLDADVKSYFDTIDHEILMELIAEEVSDGWVLDIIRSWLTIGVMTEQGREETTEGTPQGGVISPLLANIYLHHFDKKMRCRGYKIVRFADDFIIMAKSKAKAERALEVTRQIIENELNLRLHPRKTVITNFNDGFKFLEFKFYNCDYKKPKESSIKSFKDKVRKKTKRNRSIGVAVMIDELNLIIRGWGNSFLLGNVKGLYKRLDGWIRMRLRCFIEGKKAKGQNYRLPNKILRDLGLESLLTDVL; encoded by the coding sequence ATTAGTTCGCTATATAGTATAAAAGATTTAGTGACTAAGAAAAGACATTTACATTGTGCAGCTCAGAAAGTTTTGAATAATGGTGGTTGTGGAGGGATTGACGGTGTAGAAGTTGAAGAATTTAGAGAAAATTACACTAAGAATATGAGTGCTTTATATCGCCAGTTAACAGAAGATAGATATGAGCCACAACCAGTTCTAAGAACGTATATCTCAAAAGGAAATGGAGAACAAAGACCACTAGGTATTCCAGTAATTAAAGACCGAATTGCCCAACAAGCAGTGAAACAGATTCTAGAGATACACTTTGAAGAAATATTCTGCGACTGTTCTTATGGTTTTAGACCTAATAGGTCAACCGAAGATGCAATTAAGAAAGTAGAAGAATATAAAGAACAAGGTTATAATTGGGTATTAGACGCAGATGTCAAATCTTACTTTGATACAATAGATCATGAAATTTTAATGGAGCTGATAGCAGAGGAAGTAAGTGATGGTTGGGTATTAGATATTATTAGGTCGTGGCTTACTATAGGTGTCATGACTGAGCAAGGAAGAGAAGAAACAACGGAGGGAACTCCACAAGGAGGCGTAATTTCTCCACTTTTAGCAAATATCTACCTACATCATTTTGATAAGAAAATGAGGTGTCGAGGATATAAGATAGTTAGATTTGCCGATGACTTTATAATTATGGCTAAGAGTAAAGCTAAAGCAGAACGTGCTTTGGAAGTAACTCGCCAGATTATAGAAAATGAATTAAACTTAAGACTACATCCTCGGAAAACAGTAATTACGAATTTTAATGATGGATTTAAATTTCTAGAATTTAAATTTTATAATTGTGATTACAAAAAGCCAAAAGAGAGCTCTATTAAAAGTTTCAAGGACAAAGTAAGAAAGAAAACTAAAAGGAATAGGTCAATAGGAGTAGCTGTAATGATTGATGAGCTTAATTTAATTATTAGAGGTTGGGGTAATAGTTTTCTACTAGGAAATGTTAAAGGACTATATAAAAGGTTAGATGGTTGGATAAGAATGAGATTACGTTGTTTTATAGAAGGAAAGAAGGCGAAAGGGCAGAATTATCGCCTTCCTAATAAAATATTAAGAGATTTAGGACTAGAATCACTGCTTACCGATGTGCTTTAG
- a CDS encoding CAP domain-containing protein: MQLKKIISLVLILALIFPATILISTELASASQGGDLDNGFLNLLSKLLDLLFFGLFETEQPTSNSTEASDNSSPVSVTIETDWTAREVTSLTKAEEKMVEMVNQARVKKGLSPLKVDYRLVKIARAKSRDLIKEDYFSHYSPNYGSPFDMMRKLNINYYLAGENLAGASSVEVAFEELMKSKSHRNNILHPDFTHIGIGIIEGGPYEKMYTQEFVDLED; the protein is encoded by the coding sequence ATGCAGTTAAAGAAGATAATAAGTTTAGTATTAATTTTAGCTTTAATTTTTCCAGCAACAATATTAATTAGCACTGAATTAGCTTCTGCTTCTCAAGGAGGAGACTTAGATAACGGGTTTCTTAACTTATTAAGTAAGTTATTAGACCTATTATTCTTTGGTTTGTTTGAGACGGAGCAACCAACATCTAATTCTACTGAAGCTAGTGACAATTCATCTCCAGTTTCAGTAACTATTGAAACTGATTGGACAGCAAGAGAAGTTACATCTTTAACTAAAGCTGAAGAAAAAATGGTAGAGATGGTCAATCAAGCTAGAGTTAAAAAGGGATTAAGTCCCTTAAAAGTTGATTATCGATTGGTTAAGATAGCTCGGGCCAAAAGCCGAGATTTAATCAAGGAAGATTATTTTAGTCATTACTCTCCTAATTATGGTTCACCTTTTGATATGATGAGGAAATTAAATATTAACTATTACTTAGCAGGAGAAAATTTAGCAGGAGCATCTAGTGTAGAAGTTGCTTTTGAAGAATTAATGAAGAGTAAAAGTCATCGTAATAATATCTTACATCCTGATTTTACTCACATTGGAATTGGTATTATTGAAGGTGGACCATATGAAAAAATGTATACACAAGAGTTTGTTGATTTAGAAGATTAA
- a CDS encoding DUF3794 and LysM peptidoglycan-binding domain-containing protein, translating to MAVNVKEEEVRVEYVVVEETVRTSVEGTLQVPNQKPDIQRVLEIGVEQVKLDDMGSDSDLYVEEGGVSFTGGAIEMGVVYVAAEADQPVHFFHDDLELSNIDLDIPELTSDMNVSVKIEVTDISYEVNPPTDTIEVTAILAIEVKATETREIEVITDVTGIKDSLVDKELLKVEDIIDEINQKKIIKDKNLELDNDISRILKVEGGLITTAKAKIVNGAVKVTGRFKAKVMYVADTAADDQPVYIEEGTFDFTQVIDIPQVTNEMKAYADVDLKRWNYSIADTNVANIDAIINIYVKVTAPREVMAVVDVSSDKVKVEEEVIRVEEIVGENQITDTIVQSFTIPDVKPDIQSIVESKGNLLNLDCNVDDGGVTVTGTLQSGVLYQAEDNSAHFVWSTEAQNADQEFTSFVSVGGAKAGMDCYQDVVLQRVKATKQGDRSVKITATISEYVRVSDLKELNIVTDIIAVSPVVDQPDYERPSRIVYVVQPGDTLYKIAARYNTTVDALVEVNDIENPNYIEVGQKIIIPKEIIDQPRG from the coding sequence ATGGCTGTTAATGTTAAGGAAGAAGAAGTAAGGGTTGAGTATGTTGTTGTTGAAGAGACAGTGCGAACTTCTGTTGAGGGTACATTACAAGTTCCAAATCAAAAGCCAGATATTCAAAGAGTATTAGAAATTGGTGTTGAACAGGTTAAGCTTGATGATATGGGATCAGACAGTGACTTATATGTAGAAGAAGGTGGGGTATCATTTACTGGTGGGGCAATAGAAATGGGAGTTGTTTATGTTGCTGCTGAAGCTGACCAACCAGTGCATTTTTTCCATGATGATCTTGAATTAAGTAATATTGATCTAGATATTCCAGAATTAACTTCTGATATGAATGTGAGTGTTAAAATTGAAGTTACAGATATAAGCTATGAAGTTAATCCACCTACTGATACTATAGAAGTTACAGCTATTTTAGCTATTGAGGTTAAGGCTACAGAAACTAGGGAAATCGAAGTTATTACTGACGTAACGGGAATTAAAGATAGTTTAGTTGATAAAGAATTATTAAAGGTTGAAGACATTATAGATGAGATTAACCAAAAGAAAATTATCAAGGATAAAAATTTAGAATTAGACAATGATATCTCACGGATTTTAAAGGTTGAAGGAGGATTGATTACTACTGCAAAGGCTAAAATAGTAAATGGAGCAGTAAAGGTTACAGGTAGATTTAAAGCTAAAGTAATGTATGTAGCTGATACTGCAGCAGATGATCAACCAGTTTATATTGAAGAAGGCACTTTTGACTTTACTCAAGTTATAGACATACCGCAAGTAACTAATGAGATGAAGGCTTATGCTGATGTAGATCTGAAAAGATGGAATTATAGTATAGCAGATACAAATGTAGCTAATATAGATGCTATAATTAATATTTATGTTAAGGTAACTGCTCCAAGAGAGGTTATGGCTGTTGTTGATGTTAGTAGTGATAAAGTAAAAGTAGAAGAAGAAGTTATTAGGGTAGAAGAAATTGTTGGAGAAAATCAAATAACGGATACTATAGTACAAAGCTTTACCATCCCAGATGTGAAACCGGATATTCAAAGTATTGTGGAATCTAAAGGTAATTTGTTGAATCTAGATTGCAATGTAGATGATGGGGGAGTAACTGTAACAGGTACTTTGCAATCAGGGGTTTTATATCAAGCTGAAGATAACTCAGCTCATTTTGTGTGGTCTACTGAAGCACAAAATGCAGATCAAGAATTTACCAGTTTTGTTAGTGTAGGTGGAGCTAAAGCTGGTATGGATTGTTATCAGGATGTAGTATTACAAAGAGTTAAAGCTACTAAACAGGGAGATAGAAGTGTTAAAATTACTGCTACTATAAGTGAATATGTTAGAGTAAGCGATCTAAAAGAATTAAATATTGTAACTGATATTATTGCAGTTTCTCCTGTGGTTGATCAGCCTGATTATGAGCGACCATCTAGGATTGTTTATGTAGTTCAACCTGGAGATACCTTATATAAGATAGCTGCTCGTTACAATACAACTGTGGATGCTCTTGTTGAAGTCAATGATATAGAAAATCCTAATTATATCGAAGTTGGTCAAAAAATAATCATACCTAAAGAAATCATTGATCAACCAAGAGGTT